A genomic segment from Phragmites australis chromosome 6, lpPhrAust1.1, whole genome shotgun sequence encodes:
- the LOC133921064 gene encoding protein TONSOKU-like, with the protein MGRGGGGRSKKDDEEELRAAKRGYKEALAEGNREEEARWANVIGDIHKRRGEYVEALRWLRTDYEVSVKHLPQRHLLPSCQSLGEVYLRLGRFSEALAYQKKHLQLAKESDDLVEQQRASTQLGRTYHEILLRSENDHCAIRNAKKYFKSSMKMARTLKEKSPSQKSSFLKELIDAYNNMGMLELELDNFEEAEKLLMQGLKICDDEEVNQYDDARTRLHHNLGNVYTELRNWNKAKGHIEKDIEICRKIRHPQGEAKGFINLGELHSRVQKYEDAKLCYNEALQIAKCLEDEDALIEQIHQNIETVTKAAEVLEELKKDEQKLKKLVRDTSSARGTSKERKFLLEQHTRLDNLIEKARMICAWQKHKEFSKGKKRVANELCDKEKQSDSLLSIGESYQKLRNFSKARKWYMKSWNIYRSIGNLEGQALAKVNIGNVLDSCGDWAGALQAFEEGYRIAMEGDIPNVQLSALENMHYSHMVRFDNIAEAKKLQQKIDSLKQILNQHEARDTVSDYCSETDTEGGNVSDNMLDPEDDNGQVENKYSMEPGDDVTLASLVHKSRSSSKIKAPKKHSPSKQVDELCDMAGGTRTVLNRSCTNHLVGRKRVRVVLSDDETEESPESVQYRKTSTSQADRMSVSDYRANSNRYQDALHPNETRDASCPAEESICSFKSSSPIGHAFEGELGASSVGKGSASKSAVSGSKFSTPASNSQHENQNVFGLQSTEAAHHFWAFRIGEHLIYLDVRACVHEGAFSIESLKVEVACVYYLQIPDGKRAKGLLPIIGELKYCGKALDDTTSIDYVDQVASEQKCVDVVIDDWVPKCLMKLYVDFCTKLSEAPNKKLLTKLYNLEVSEDEVIISDCGLQDLSITPFLDALRSHKTIAVLDLSHNLLGNQTIERLQHIFSSSSQTYGGLTLDLHCNRFGPTALFQICECAIMIDRLEVLNLSGNRLTDACSSYLFTILQKCKALYSLNIEQCSITSRTVQKMADALHEGSVLSHLSLGKNNPISGNAMLNLLSRLASLMRFSELSLTGIKLNELMVDKLCLLARSSCLSGFLLGGTSIGPMGTIRLTEALSCASQELLRLELSNCGLTTPDFTQICTNLSRINILDLNIGGNSINLEGCDAIQAMLVNPQCSIRSLTLDRCNLGLAGIVRVIQVLSGNDQLEELHMAENTNLTIERKMQYDEDMQEVSTSTEQKQCNNPETDNDISPGNIALENMQVADSEDEADNENHRAVSGPHGSCASSSQKDPSCQIIQELAHALISAKQLMVLDLSQNGLSEEAIQSLYFAWASGPRGDGMARKHVNKEVVHFSVDGMKCCGLKPCCRRDLQM; encoded by the exons atggggcgcggcggcggcgggcggtcGAAgaaggacgacgaggaggagctgcGGGCGGCGAAGCGGGGGTACAAGGAGGCGCTGGCGGAGGGGaatcgggaggaggaggcgcgctGGGCCAACGTCATCGGCGACATCCACAAGCGCCGCGGCGAGTACGTCGAGGCGCTCCGCTGGCTGCGGACCGACTACGAGGTCTCCGTCAAGCACCTCCCCcagcgccacctcctcccctcctgcCAGTCGCTCGGCGAGGTCTACCTCCGACTCGGCCGCTTCTCCGAGGCCCTCGCATACCAG AAGAAGCACCTACAGCTCGCAAAGGAGTCTGATGACCTTGTTGAGCAGCAGCGAGCTAGCACACAGCTTGGGAGAACATACCATGAAATTCTTCTAAGATCTGAAAATGATCACTGTGCCATAAGGAATGCCAAGAAGTATTTTAAATCTtcaatgaagatggcaaggaCTCTAAAGGAGAAATCCCCATCTCAAAAGTCCTCCTTTTTGAAGGAGCTTATTGATGCATACAATAATATGGGCATGCTTGAGCTGGAACTTGATAATTTTGAAGAAGCCGAGAAACTACTCATGCAGGGTCTGAAGATATGCGATGATGAAGAGGTAAATCAATATGACGATGCTCGCACCAGGCTCCATCATAATCTAGGGAATGTTTATACTGAATTACGCAACTGGAATAAAGCCAAGGGCCACATTGAGAAGGACATAGAGATATGTAGAAAAATACGCCATCCTCAAGGTGAGGCAAAGGGGTTCATAAATCTTGGGGAGTTGCATTCTCGGGTTCAAAAATATGAAGATGCAAAACTTTGTTACAATGAAGCTCTTCAAATAGCTAAATGCTTGGAAGATGAGGATGCACTAATTGAGCAAATTCACCAGAATATTGAAACTGTTACAAAAGCAGCTGAAGTacttgaagagttgaagaaagaTGAGCAGAAACTGAAAAAACTTGTCAGAGACACTTCTAGTGCTCGTGGAACATCTAAAGAGAGAAAATTCCTTCTTGAACAGCACACACGGTTGGATAATCTTATTGAGAAGGCGAGGATGATATGTGCATGGCAAAAA CACAAGGAATTttcgaaagggaaaaaaagagtaGCCAATGAACTTTGTGATAAGGAAAAGCAGAGTGACTCTCTTCTGTCCATAGGAGAATCGTACCAAAAGCTTAGAAACTTCAGTAAAGCTCGTAAATGGTACATGAAAAGTTGGAACATATATCGGTCGATTGGAAACTTGGAG GGGCAAGCATTAGCAAAAGTGAACATTGGGAATGTACTCGATTCTTGTGGTGACTGGGCTGGTGCATTGCAAGCTTTTGAAGAAGGCTACAG GATTGCTATGGAAGGAGACATACCTAATGTGCAACTTTCTGCCCTTGAGAACATGCATTACAGTCACATGGTCAGATTTGATAATATTGCAGAAGCCAA GAAACTGCAACAAAAAATAGACAGCCTGAAGCAAATATTGAATCAACATGAAGCAAGGGATACTGTTAGTGACTATTGCTCAGAAACTGACACTGAAGGTGGTAATGTATCTGATAATATGCTTGATCCTGAGGATGACAATGGGCAGGTTGAGAATAAATATTCCATGGAACCTGGTGATGATGTTACTCTTGCTTCACTTGTTCATAAAAGTAGGAGCTCATCCAAGATCAAGGCACCCAAGAAACATAGTCCTTCTAAGCAGGTTGATGAATTATGTGATATGGCTGGAGGCACTAGGACAGTTTTAAATAGATCATGTACTAATCACTTGGTAGGTAGAAAGCGTGTCCGTGTGGTCTTATCAGATGATGAGACTGAAGAGAGTCCTGAAAGTGTTCAATACAGAAAGACATCAACTAGTCAAGCAGATAGAATGTCTGTCTCAG ATTACAGAGCAAACAGCAACAGATATCAG GATGCTTTACACCCTAATGAAACCAGGGATGCATCCTGCCCTGCTGAGGAGAGTATCTGTTCGTTCAAATCAAGTAGCCCTATTGGTCATGCTTTTGAAGGTGAATTAGGTGCTTCCAGTGTAGGAAAGGGATCAGCATCCAAATCAGCAGTAAGTGGTTCCAAGTTTAGCACTCCTGCTTCAAACAGTCAGCATGAAAACCAAAATGTTTTTGGTCTTCAATCCACAGAAGCTGCTCAT CATTTCTGGGCCTTCAGAATTGGTGAACATTTGATTTACTTGGATGTACGTGCTTGTGTACACGAAGGTGCTTTTAGCATTGAGTCTCTCAAAGTTGAAGTGGCATGTGTATATTATCTTCAGATTCCTGATGGTAAAAGGGCTAAAG GTTTATTGCCTATCATTGGGGAACTCAAGTACTGTGGAAAGGCATTGGATGATACAACATCAATAGATTATGTTGATCAAGTTGCTTCTGAGCAGAAGTGTGTTGATGTTGTTATTGATG ATTGGGTGCCAAAGTGCTTGATGAAATTGTATGTTGATTTCTGCACGAAGTTATCAGAAGCACCCAataagaagctgctgacaaaaCTATATAATCTTGAG GTCTCTGAAGATGAAGTCATTATTTCTGATTGTGGACTGCAGGATCTATCAATTACACCCTTTCTTGATGCCCTAAGATCTCATAAAACGATAGCAGTGTTGGATCTTTCTCATAACCTGCTAG GAAACCAAACAATTGAAAGGCTTCAGCATATATTTTCTTCATCAAGTCAGACATATGGTGGCTTGACTCTGGATTTGCATTGTAATCGATTCGGTCCTACTGCTTTATTTCAG ATATGCGAGTGTGCTATTATGATTGATCGATTGGAAGTACTTAATCTATCTGGGAATCGCCTCACAGATGCATGTAGCTCTTACCTTTTCACAATCCTGCAAAAGTGCAAAG CACTGTATAGCTTGAATATTGAGCAGTGTTCTATCACATCAAGAACTGTTCAGAAGATGGCTGATGCACTCCATGAAGGGTCGGTCCTTTCACATCTCTCATTAG GAAAGAATAATCCAATTTCTGGCAATGCAATGCTTAACCTTCTCTCCAGACTTGCCTCTCTGATGAG GTTTTCAGAACTAAGCCTGACTGGTATAAAATTGAATGAGCTAATGGTTGATAAGCTGTGCCTACTTGCACGATCCTCGTGTCTATCAGGATTTCTGCTAGGTGGAACTTCCATTGGGCCG ATGGGGACAATTAGGCTTACCGAGGCATTATCTTGTGCATCTCAAGAACTGCTGCGCTTGGAGTTGTCTAATTGTGGGCTTACAACACCTGACTTCACACAAATCTGTACAAATCTCTCTCGGATCAATATTCTTGATTTAAATATTGGAGGAAACTCCATCAACCTGGAG GGATGTGATGCTATTCAGGCAATGCTTGTGAATCCCCAATGCAGTATTAGATCTCTCACCCTTGACAGATGCAACCTTGGACTTGCCGGAATTGTTCGTGTTATTCAGGTACTATCAG GAAATGACCAGTTGGAGGAGCTGCACATGGCTGAGAACACAAACTTGACAATTGAGAGAAAAATGCAATACGACGAAGACATGCAGGAAGTGTCAACAAGTACTGAGCAAAAACAATGTAACAACCCTGAAACAGACAATGATATATCCCCAGGGAACATAGCTCTTGAGAACATGCAGGTTGCGGACAGTGAAGATGAAGCAGACAATGAGAACCACCGAGCGGTATCTGGTCCACATGGGAGCTGTGCAAGTTCATCGCAGAAAGACCCTAGTTGTCAGATTATCCAAGAACTCGCGCATGCCCTGATTTCAGCAAAGCAACTGATGGTGCTTGATCTCAGTCAGAACGGTTTGTCGGAAGAGGCCATACAGTCACTGTATTTTGCTTGGGCTTCTGGTCCGAGAGGCGATGGAATGGCTCGAAAACATGTAAATAAGGAGGTGGTGCATTTTTCAGTGGATGGTATGAAGTGCTGCGGCCTGAAACCCTGCTGCAGAAGAGACTTACAAATGTAA